One window of Dyadobacter sandarakinus genomic DNA carries:
- a CDS encoding D-glycero-alpha-D-manno-heptose-1,7-bisphosphate 7-phosphatase, which translates to MESLKTRCVFLDRDGVLNEDCPDYLYTLDRLVIPEGVPDALRALKDAGYLLIVITNQAGIAKGLYTADNVYAIHEALQQASGHVLDDLYFSPCHPAYSGRSLSRKPGSLMLEKAIARYNIDPAQSWMIGDRDRDMEAGRNAGVKTIHIIAGTEESTGDFAAGSLREAANIILKTN; encoded by the coding sequence ATGGAAAGTCTGAAAACCAGGTGCGTGTTCCTCGACCGTGATGGGGTACTCAATGAAGACTGTCCCGATTACCTCTACACGCTGGATCGTCTTGTCATTCCCGAAGGTGTGCCTGATGCACTTCGTGCGCTGAAAGATGCAGGGTATCTTTTGATTGTTATTACCAACCAGGCCGGTATTGCCAAAGGATTATACACGGCTGATAATGTATATGCAATCCACGAAGCTTTACAGCAGGCTTCGGGCCATGTGCTGGACGATCTTTATTTTTCGCCCTGCCATCCTGCTTACTCGGGCCGGTCGCTTTCGCGTAAGCCCGGCAGTCTGATGCTGGAAAAAGCAATAGCCAGGTATAACATTGATCCCGCTCAGTCGTGGATGATCGGCGACCGGGACAGGGATATGGAAGCGGGCCGGAATGCAGGTGTAAAAACCATTCACATTATAGCCGGCACGGAAGAATCAACGGGAGATTTTGCAGCCGGAAGTCTCCGGGAAGCTGCAAACATTATTTTAAAAACTAATTAA